Proteins co-encoded in one Astatotilapia calliptera chromosome 18, fAstCal1.2, whole genome shotgun sequence genomic window:
- the LOC113010766 gene encoding uncharacterized protein LOC113010766 → MTRGVVLFAFSLLYIIEVQASLFFVLLGLQPVFLLHGKDLHLDVEKFVKLDKKTDFLWRFNYSNNIAKHVFNNDPVVFDNYEGRAELFGQNYSLLLKNVQHNDSGDYTAVTISGKEQRVAEYKVTVQDRVTPADLTVHLVSKSSDSCNLTVTCSTVDFNISSSFSNQVSWNQTMKVLKSYCDIKTDSSGATIIAASTSVLFFLTLSITLCVIMKCKSKRGNQENTIYAVPEEVTQGQTQNQTPSGHESCNSPTSSYALVEFHTGQKSTKTENIPQPETVYAQVDRAAHPNSTVQQQTPRAEENQ, encoded by the exons ATGACTCGTGGTGTAGTcctgtttgctttttctttgctctaCATAATAGAAGTACAAG cctctcttttttttgttcttttagggCTCCAGCCTGTGTTTCTGCTGCATGGAAAAGACTTACACCTGGATGTAGAGAAATTTGTTAAACTTGACAAAAAGACTGATTTTCTCTGGAGatttaattacagtaacaatatagctaaacatgtttttaataatgatCCAGTCGTGTTTGACAATTATGAAGGAAGGGCTGAGTTGTTTGGACAAAATTACTCTTTGCTATTAAAGAATGTACAACACAATGACAGTGGAGATTATACTGCAGTAACAATCAGCGGAAAAGAGCAAAGGGTAGCTGAATACAAGGTCACAGTTCAAG ATCGAGTGACTCCTGCTGACCTCACAGTGCACCTTGTGTCCAAGAGCTCAGACTCCTGTAACCTGACTGTGACCTGCAGCACAGTGGACTTTAACATCAGCAGTAGTTTTAG CAACCAAGTGAGCTGGAATCAGACCATGAAGGTGCTCAAATCTTACTGTGACATaaagacag ATTCCAGTGGAGCCACCATAATTGCAGCTTCAACTTCTGTTCTCTTCTTTTTGACTCTCTCCATTACACTTTGTGTCATCATGAAAT GTAAAAGTAAACGAGGGAACCAGGAAAATACTATATATGCCGTTCCGGAG GAGGTCACTCAAGGCCAGACTCAAAATCAGACTCCCTCAGGACATGAATCATGTAATTCTCCAACATCTTCTTATGCTTTGGTGGAGTTTCACACTGGACAAAAATCCACTAAGACTGAAAACATCCCCCAGCCAGAGACGGTGTATGCTCAGGTGGACAGAGCTGCACATCCCAATTCTACAGTCCAACAACAAACACCCAGAGCTGAAGAAAACCAATAA